The Deltaproteobacteria bacterium DNA segment TACAAGTTTCGGTACTCCGAATACCTTGCCGCTTCGTCCATACCTGCAGCAAGACAACATGGTTGCATTTCCTGCATCCTTGTCTTCGGCCATGGCGAATTTTGAACACACACCACCTGCAGGTGCTTCTTACACACTTGAAGCCATGCGCGCGATGGACTGGATTGTTGAAAGTGCGGGCGGCGCAGACAAGGTTAAAGTTGGTATCATCTATGACCAAACCGATTATGGTAAAGATGGTTATGCCGGCCTGAAAGCGGCAGCAGAGCATTACAAGACGACCATTGCGGCTGAGCAAACCATTGCTCCTGGGCAAAAAGACTTTACGGCAGTCATCGGTGCTTTGAAGCAAGCGGGCGCAACTCACGTCCTCCTTACAGTGTTGGCATCTTCAACAGGTCCTATCTTGGGTACGTCGGCTAAGATGGGCTATATGCCAACTTGGGTTGGACAAACTCCAAGCTGGATTGATCCCTTTTTCGCTCATCCACAACTTCCTGCTCAAATTTTCGGGAAGTTTGTCTGGCTCTCGGGAATGCCTTTTTGGGGCGAGGCTGTTCCAGGAATGGATACTTTTCTCGCAGCGTATGAAAAGTACGGTAAGCCTATGAAGGCTCGCCCTGACTTTTATACGATGATGTCTTATATTCAGGGTCGTCTTGCACTCGAAGCAGCCAACTTGGCTCTCAAAGCAGAAGGCGGCGCGTTGAATCCAGATTCATACATGACAGCGCTTCGAGGCATCGATGGCTGGAATGCGGGTGGCATGATTAAGCCTATCAGCTTAAAGAGCTTCCCGTATGCCACAGCAACTCAGGTTCGAATCTTAAAGCCTGATTTTGAGAAAAAATCTTGGAACGTTGTTGCCGATTATGCAGAAGCAGCATCGATGGCAAAGCCGGAAGCACCTGCAGCTAAAGAAGCTCCAGAAGCAGCACCGGCCAAGTAAGGGCCACTGCCAATTATGTTATCCATCACCAACCTAGAGGTCGTATACCACTCGGTCGTGTTGGTACTTAAAGGCATCAGTTTGAATGTGCCCGAGGGGAGTATCGTAGCTCTCCTCGGGCCAAACGGCGCGGGCAAAACCACAGCCCTCCGAGCCATTTCTGGCTTACTCTCGATTCATGACGGCCAAATAACCAAAGGCGATATAACGCTAAACGGCAGCTCGCTCGCGAGCACAGGGCCTGCGTCCATCGTTGCGCAAGGAGTTGGTCAGGCCATGGAAGGCCGACGCATATTTGCCGATTTAAGTGTTGAGGAAAATTTATTAGCCGGTGCTTATGGTCGCTCAACTCAGGCGATTCGCGAAGACATGGCTAAGTTTTATGAGCGCTTCACTATTCTGGGTGAGAGGCGCCACCAAGCCGCAGGTTACCTCTCTGGCGGCGAACAACAGATGCTTGCGATTGCCAGGGCACTGATGTCAAAGCCAAAGCTCCTATTATTAGACGAGCCATCCTTGGGTCTCGCACCACGCGTTGTTGCAGATGTAGCGAATTTGATTCGCGCGATTCGAGACGAAGGTGTCAGCATTCTTTTGGTTGAGCAAAATGCAG contains these protein-coding regions:
- a CDS encoding ABC transporter ATP-binding protein translates to MLSITNLEVVYHSVVLVLKGISLNVPEGSIVALLGPNGAGKTTALRAISGLLSIHDGQITKGDITLNGSSLASTGPASIVAQGVGQAMEGRRIFADLSVEENLLAGAYGRSTQAIREDMAKFYERFTILGERRHQAAGYLSGGEQQMLAIARALMSKPKLLLLDEPSLGLAPRVVADVANLIRAIRDEGVSILLVEQNAALALELSDYGYVLENGKIVTDGPAAQLAADEDIREFYMGMGTESAVNYRNIKRYRRRKRWLS
- a CDS encoding ABC transporter substrate-binding protein; the encoded protein is MKKCRASWIALGCALGLMIGCQTEAPAPEAVKADAPAKAEAAVRGVDAANKVIRVGALNDESGPAAVIGKPFAAGKRILAAQVNAGGTDILPEGWKVELVEKDHGYNPGKAEAAYKEIKDQVLFIGTSFGTPNTLPLRPYLQQDNMVAFPASLSSAMANFEHTPPAGASYTLEAMRAMDWIVESAGGADKVKVGIIYDQTDYGKDGYAGLKAAAEHYKTTIAAEQTIAPGQKDFTAVIGALKQAGATHVLLTVLASSTGPILGTSAKMGYMPTWVGQTPSWIDPFFAHPQLPAQIFGKFVWLSGMPFWGEAVPGMDTFLAAYEKYGKPMKARPDFYTMMSYIQGRLALEAANLALKAEGGALNPDSYMTALRGIDGWNAGGMIKPISLKSFPYATATQVRILKPDFEKKSWNVVADYAEAASMAKPEAPAAKEAPEAAPAK